Proteins encoded within one genomic window of Ovis aries strain OAR_USU_Benz2616 breed Rambouillet chromosome 1, ARS-UI_Ramb_v3.0, whole genome shotgun sequence:
- the FBXO45 gene encoding F-box/SPRY domain-containing protein 1, with the protein MAAPAPGAGAASGGAGCSGGGAGAGSGSGAGGRLPSRVLELVFSYLELSELRSCALVCKHWYRCLHGDENSEVWRSLCARSLAEEALRTDILCNLPSYKAKIRAFQHAFSTNDCSRNVYIKKNGFTLHRNPIAQSTDGARTKIGFSEGRHAWEVWWEGPLGTVAVIGIATKRAPMQCQGYVALLGSDDQSWGWNLVDNNLLHNGEVNGSFPQCNNAPKYQIGERIRVILDMEDKTLAFERGYEFLGVAFRGLPKVCLYPAVSAVYGNTEVTLVYLGKPLDG; encoded by the exons ATGGCGGCGCCGGCCCCGGGGGCTGGGGCAGCTTCGGGCGGCGCTGGCTGTAGTGGCGGCGGCGCGGGCGCCGGCTCGGGCTCTGGGGCCGGGGGCCGGTTGCCCAGCCGGGTGCTGGAGTTGGTGTTCTCCTACCTGGAGCTGTCCGAGCTGCGGAGCTGCGCCCTGGTGTGCAAGCACTGGTACCGCTGCCTGCACGGCGATGAGAACAGCGAGGTGTGGCGGAGCCTGTGCGCCCGCAGCCTGGCAGAGGAGGCTCTGCGCACGGACATCCTCTGCAACCTGCCCAGCTACAAGGCCAAG ATACGTGCTTTCCAACATGCTTTCAGCACTAATGACTGCTCCAGGAATGTATACATTAAGAAGAATGGCTTTACTTTACATCGAAACCCCATCGCTCAGAGCACTGATGGTGCAAGGACCAAGATCGGTTTCAGTGAGGGCCGCCATGCGTGGGAAGTGTGGTGGGAGGGCCCTCTGGGCACTGTGGCAGTGATTGGAATTGCTACAAAACGAGCCCCTATGCAGTGCCAAGGTTATGTGGCACTGCTGGGCAGCGATGaccagagctggggctggaatCTAGTGGACAATAATCTACTACATaatggagaagtcaatggcagtTTTCCACAATGCAACAATGCACCAAAATATCAG ATAGGAGAAAGAATTCGAGTCATCTTGGACATGGAAGATAAGACTCTAGCTTTTGAACGTGGATATGAATTCCTGGGGGTTGCCTTTAGAGGACTTCCAAAGGTCTGCTTATATCCAGCAGTTTCTGCTGTATATGGCAACACAGAAGTGACTTTGGTTTACCTTGGAAAACCTTTGGATGGATGA